In Crassostrea angulata isolate pt1a10 chromosome 4, ASM2561291v2, whole genome shotgun sequence, one genomic interval encodes:
- the LOC128180130 gene encoding clathrin interactor 1-like isoform X3, with protein sequence MWKLREITDKVTNVVMNYTEVETKVREATNDDAWGPHGQIMQEIARYTFTYEHFPEVMGMLWKRMLHDNKKNWRRTYKSLLLLAYLVRNGSEKSVTSCREHLYDLRGLESYTFTDELGKDQGLNVRTKAKELVDFIQDDERLREERKKAKKNRDKYIGMSGDSYSSSSRYSDRYDEEPASTGGGGGGGSVSSNSGRSKYRLDEIDDWETGNKSIATEAVDKVKGLWNKVQGRRGPDDIVDYSSNRAPGGRKNSLTDFSDEPENKCDDFDDTPSSKYSYKDDDEEFTSVERTHTTRTEKITTNRRTRSVGKKLDLGASSSLGKDKSDTTSQTSSTGVRDDFGPSLLDMGNTKSVDDGFADFKSATANGDFNPRGDMTAVSPNKEFGDFAAFDNNGSSVAKPTGSDSFADFSQFNPAAASSSSSETASNDLLDVFGNTPASVSSSGNMGIPAMGNMNMSGMNQPMMGVNMNMGMSGVPNQMGMNPQMMGMTSQPQMTGMNMAPGMSQGMMAPMGMQQPMMMQPGMPQNMGFAASFPMQTTGMVAEKTEITSITTTSTSETKQKSANTWTDTGKVNIDLDGLGSTNKFQKHSQPSMNQLQQQSSPGVPVNSWNPELYQMGYPPEYGMMMGNQPGMSGLQQGIQNIAINPGGMMGQPAPMMGHQMGMSVGMQGNMGMQAGMMGNMPVGSMGMQSKMMGQSQFQQKTDAAFSAFGNFGKK encoded by the exons ATGTGGAAATTAAGGGAAATAACAGATAAAGT CACAAATGTGGTAATGAACTATACAGAAGTGGAGACCAAAGTCAGAGAAGCCACAAATGATGATGCTTGGGGACCACATGGTCAGATTATGCAGGAGATTGCTCGCTACACATTTACCTACGAACATTTCCCAGAGGTTATGGGAATGCTGTGGAAACGAATGTTGCATGACAACAAGAAAAACTGGAGACGAACTTACAAG TCCTTGCTATTGTTGGCATACTTAGTGAGAAATGGATCAGAAAAGAGTGTCACAAGTTGTAGAGAACACCTTTATGACCTCCGTGGACTAGAGAGTTACACATTTACTGATGAATTGGGAAAGGACCAAGGATTAAATG tGAGAACCAAAGCAAAGGAACTGGTAGACTTTATTCAGGACGATGAGAGGTTACGAGAAGAACGTAAAAAAGCCAAAAAGAATCGTGATAAATACATTGGAATGTCCGGTGATAGTTACTCATCCTCAAGCAGATACA GTGACAGATATGATGAAGAGCCTGCATCGACcggtgggggtgggggaggtGGTAGTGTCAGCAGTAATAGTGGCCGGTCAAAGTACAGACTAGACGAAATTGACGACTGGGAGACTGGCAATAAATCTATAGCCACAGAGGCTGTAGACAAGGTCAAAGGTCTGTGGAACAAAGTTCAAGGTCGAAGAGGTCCTGATGATATAGTAGACTACAG CTCAAACCGCGCCCCTGGTGGCAGAAAGAACAGTTTGACTGACTTTAG TGATGAACCAGAAAACAAATGTGATGATTTTGATGATACTCCAAGTTCTAAGTATTCCTACAAAGACGATGATGAAGAGTTTACATCTGTAGAACGTACACACACCACTAGAACAGAGAAAATCACAACGAACCGCCGCACACGATCTGTAGGGAAAAAACTCGACCTAGGGGCATCTTCTAGTTTAGGAAAAGATAAATCTGACACAACG TCACAGACCAGTAGCACCGGTGTGAGAGATGACTTTGGACCAAGCTTACTCGACATGGGAAATACCAAGTCAGTGGATGACGGCTTTGCTGATTTCAAATCAGCAACAGCGAATGGTGATTTTAATCCAAGAGGAGATATGACAGCTG TTTCTCCAAACAAAGAGTTTGGGGATTTCGCGGCCTTTGACAATAATGGTTCCAGTGTTGCCAAACCAACAGG AAGTGATAGCTTTGCAGACTTCTCTCAATTCAACCCAGCTGCTGCTAGCTCTTCAAGTTCAGAGACAGCAAGCAATGATTTATTGGACGTGTTTGGAAACACCCCTGCCTCTGTTTCCAGCAGTGGTAATATGGGTATTCCAGCTATGGGCAACATGAATATGTCTGGGATGAACCAGCCCATGATGGGCGTAAATATGAATATGGGAATGAGTGGAGTGCCAAATCAG ATGGGAATGAATCCTCAGATGATGGGTATGACGTCACAACCTCAGATGACTGGAATGAACATGGCACCGGGAATGTCCCAAGGCATGATGGCACCTATGGGAATGCAACAg CCAATGATGATGCAGCCAGGAATGCCTCAAAACATGGGATTTGCAGCCAGTTTTCCAATGCAAACCACAGGAATG GTTGCAGAAAAAACGGAAATAACTAGCATTACTACTACATCCACATCTGAAACCAAG CAAAAGAGTGCCAACACATGGACAGATACCGGTAAAGTCAACATCGATCTGGATGGGCTGGGCTCCACCAACAAGTTCCAGAAGCATTCACAGCCATCCATGAATCAGCTACAGCAGCAGTCTAGTCCAG GTGTACCAGTCAACTCTTGGAACCCAGAGTTGTATCAGATGGGCTACCCGCCTGAATATG GAATGATGATGGGGAACCAGCCAGGAATGAGTGGTCTACAGCAGGGAATACAGAACATAGCAATAAACCCTGGTGGTATGATGGGTCAGCCTGCACCAATGATGGGGCATCAGATGG GAATGTCTGTTGGCATGCAGGGAAATATGGGAATGCAGGCAGGCATGATGGGTAATATGCCTGTCGGGTCAATGGGAATGCAGAGCAAAATGATGGGTCAAAGTCAGTTCCAGCAGAAAACCGATGCAGCATTCAGTGCTTTTGGCAATTTTGGAAAAAAGTGA
- the LOC128180130 gene encoding clathrin interactor 1-like isoform X8: MWKLREITDKVTNVVMNYTEVETKVREATNDDAWGPHGQIMQEIARYTFTYEHFPEVMGMLWKRMLHDNKKNWRRTYKSLLLLAYLVRNGSEKSVTSCREHLYDLRGLESYTFTDELGKDQGLNVRTKAKELVDFIQDDERLREERKKAKKNRDKYIGMSGDSYSSSSRYSDRYDEEPASTGGGGGGGSVSSNSGRSKYRLDEIDDWETGNKSIATEAVDKVKGLWNKVQGRRGPDDIVDYSDEPENKCDDFDDTPSSKYSYKDDDEEFTSVERTHTTRTEKITTNRRTRSVGKKLDLGASSSLGKDKSDTTSQTSSTGVRDDFGPSLLDMGNTKSVDDGFADFKSATANGDFNPRGDMTAVSPNKEFGDFAAFDNNGSSVAKPTGSDSFADFSQFNPAAASSSSSETASNDLLDVFGNTPASVSSSGNMGIPAMGNMNMSGMNQPMMGVNMNMGMSGVPNQMGMNPQMMGMTSQPQMTGMNMAPGMSQGMMAPMGMQQPMMMQPGMPQNMGFAASFPMQTTGMVAEKTEITSITTTSTSETKQKSANTWTDTGKVNIDLDGLGSTNKFQKHSQPSMNQLQQQSSPGVPVNSWNPELYQMGYPPEYGMMMGNQPGMSGLQQGIQNIAINPGGMMGQPAPMMGHQMGMSVGMQGNMGMQAGMMGNMPVGSMGMQSKMMGQSQFQQKTDAAFSAFGNFGKK, encoded by the exons ATGTGGAAATTAAGGGAAATAACAGATAAAGT CACAAATGTGGTAATGAACTATACAGAAGTGGAGACCAAAGTCAGAGAAGCCACAAATGATGATGCTTGGGGACCACATGGTCAGATTATGCAGGAGATTGCTCGCTACACATTTACCTACGAACATTTCCCAGAGGTTATGGGAATGCTGTGGAAACGAATGTTGCATGACAACAAGAAAAACTGGAGACGAACTTACAAG TCCTTGCTATTGTTGGCATACTTAGTGAGAAATGGATCAGAAAAGAGTGTCACAAGTTGTAGAGAACACCTTTATGACCTCCGTGGACTAGAGAGTTACACATTTACTGATGAATTGGGAAAGGACCAAGGATTAAATG tGAGAACCAAAGCAAAGGAACTGGTAGACTTTATTCAGGACGATGAGAGGTTACGAGAAGAACGTAAAAAAGCCAAAAAGAATCGTGATAAATACATTGGAATGTCCGGTGATAGTTACTCATCCTCAAGCAGATACA GTGACAGATATGATGAAGAGCCTGCATCGACcggtgggggtgggggaggtGGTAGTGTCAGCAGTAATAGTGGCCGGTCAAAGTACAGACTAGACGAAATTGACGACTGGGAGACTGGCAATAAATCTATAGCCACAGAGGCTGTAGACAAGGTCAAAGGTCTGTGGAACAAAGTTCAAGGTCGAAGAGGTCCTGATGATATAGTAGACTACAG TGATGAACCAGAAAACAAATGTGATGATTTTGATGATACTCCAAGTTCTAAGTATTCCTACAAAGACGATGATGAAGAGTTTACATCTGTAGAACGTACACACACCACTAGAACAGAGAAAATCACAACGAACCGCCGCACACGATCTGTAGGGAAAAAACTCGACCTAGGGGCATCTTCTAGTTTAGGAAAAGATAAATCTGACACAACG TCACAGACCAGTAGCACCGGTGTGAGAGATGACTTTGGACCAAGCTTACTCGACATGGGAAATACCAAGTCAGTGGATGACGGCTTTGCTGATTTCAAATCAGCAACAGCGAATGGTGATTTTAATCCAAGAGGAGATATGACAGCTG TTTCTCCAAACAAAGAGTTTGGGGATTTCGCGGCCTTTGACAATAATGGTTCCAGTGTTGCCAAACCAACAGG AAGTGATAGCTTTGCAGACTTCTCTCAATTCAACCCAGCTGCTGCTAGCTCTTCAAGTTCAGAGACAGCAAGCAATGATTTATTGGACGTGTTTGGAAACACCCCTGCCTCTGTTTCCAGCAGTGGTAATATGGGTATTCCAGCTATGGGCAACATGAATATGTCTGGGATGAACCAGCCCATGATGGGCGTAAATATGAATATGGGAATGAGTGGAGTGCCAAATCAG ATGGGAATGAATCCTCAGATGATGGGTATGACGTCACAACCTCAGATGACTGGAATGAACATGGCACCGGGAATGTCCCAAGGCATGATGGCACCTATGGGAATGCAACAg CCAATGATGATGCAGCCAGGAATGCCTCAAAACATGGGATTTGCAGCCAGTTTTCCAATGCAAACCACAGGAATG GTTGCAGAAAAAACGGAAATAACTAGCATTACTACTACATCCACATCTGAAACCAAG CAAAAGAGTGCCAACACATGGACAGATACCGGTAAAGTCAACATCGATCTGGATGGGCTGGGCTCCACCAACAAGTTCCAGAAGCATTCACAGCCATCCATGAATCAGCTACAGCAGCAGTCTAGTCCAG GTGTACCAGTCAACTCTTGGAACCCAGAGTTGTATCAGATGGGCTACCCGCCTGAATATG GAATGATGATGGGGAACCAGCCAGGAATGAGTGGTCTACAGCAGGGAATACAGAACATAGCAATAAACCCTGGTGGTATGATGGGTCAGCCTGCACCAATGATGGGGCATCAGATGG GAATGTCTGTTGGCATGCAGGGAAATATGGGAATGCAGGCAGGCATGATGGGTAATATGCCTGTCGGGTCAATGGGAATGCAGAGCAAAATGATGGGTCAAAGTCAGTTCCAGCAGAAAACCGATGCAGCATTCAGTGCTTTTGGCAATTTTGGAAAAAAGTGA
- the LOC128180130 gene encoding clathrin interactor 1-like isoform X7, with the protein MWKLREITDKVTNVVMNYTEVETKVREATNDDAWGPHGQIMQEIARYTFTYEHFPEVMGMLWKRMLHDNKKNWRRTYKSLLLLAYLVRNGSEKSVTSCREHLYDLRGLESYTFTDELGKDQGLNVRTKAKELVDFIQDDERLREERKKAKKNRDKYIGMSGDSYSSSSRYSDRYDEEPASTGGGGGGGSVSSNSGRSKYRLDEIDDWETGNKSIATEAVDKVKGLWNKVQGRRGPDDIVDYSSNRAPGGRKNSLTDFRYYKPSSDEPENKCDDFDDTPSSKYSYKDDDEEFTSVERTHTTRTEKITTNRRTRSVGKKLDLGASSSLGKDKSDTTSQTSSTGVRDDFGPSLLDMGNTKSVDDGFADFKSATANGDFNPRGDMTAVSPNKEFGDFAAFDNNGSSVAKPTGSDSFADFSQFNPAAASSSSSETASNDLLDVFGNTPASVSSSGNMGIPAMGNMNMSGMNQPMMGVNMNMGMSGVPNQMGMNPQMMGMTSQPQMTGMNMAPGMSQGMMAPMGMQQPMMMQPGMPQNMGFAASFPMQTTGMVAEKTEITSITTTSTSETKQKSANTWTDTGKVNIDLDGLGSTNKFQKHSQPSMNQLQQQSSPGMMMGNQPGMSGLQQGIQNIAINPGGMMGQPAPMMGHQMGMSVGMQGNMGMQAGMMGNMPVGSMGMQSKMMGQSQFQQKTDAAFSAFGNFGKK; encoded by the exons ATGTGGAAATTAAGGGAAATAACAGATAAAGT CACAAATGTGGTAATGAACTATACAGAAGTGGAGACCAAAGTCAGAGAAGCCACAAATGATGATGCTTGGGGACCACATGGTCAGATTATGCAGGAGATTGCTCGCTACACATTTACCTACGAACATTTCCCAGAGGTTATGGGAATGCTGTGGAAACGAATGTTGCATGACAACAAGAAAAACTGGAGACGAACTTACAAG TCCTTGCTATTGTTGGCATACTTAGTGAGAAATGGATCAGAAAAGAGTGTCACAAGTTGTAGAGAACACCTTTATGACCTCCGTGGACTAGAGAGTTACACATTTACTGATGAATTGGGAAAGGACCAAGGATTAAATG tGAGAACCAAAGCAAAGGAACTGGTAGACTTTATTCAGGACGATGAGAGGTTACGAGAAGAACGTAAAAAAGCCAAAAAGAATCGTGATAAATACATTGGAATGTCCGGTGATAGTTACTCATCCTCAAGCAGATACA GTGACAGATATGATGAAGAGCCTGCATCGACcggtgggggtgggggaggtGGTAGTGTCAGCAGTAATAGTGGCCGGTCAAAGTACAGACTAGACGAAATTGACGACTGGGAGACTGGCAATAAATCTATAGCCACAGAGGCTGTAGACAAGGTCAAAGGTCTGTGGAACAAAGTTCAAGGTCGAAGAGGTCCTGATGATATAGTAGACTACAG CTCAAACCGCGCCCCTGGTGGCAGAAAGAACAGTTTGACTGACTTTAG GTATTATAAACCCTCAAG TGATGAACCAGAAAACAAATGTGATGATTTTGATGATACTCCAAGTTCTAAGTATTCCTACAAAGACGATGATGAAGAGTTTACATCTGTAGAACGTACACACACCACTAGAACAGAGAAAATCACAACGAACCGCCGCACACGATCTGTAGGGAAAAAACTCGACCTAGGGGCATCTTCTAGTTTAGGAAAAGATAAATCTGACACAACG TCACAGACCAGTAGCACCGGTGTGAGAGATGACTTTGGACCAAGCTTACTCGACATGGGAAATACCAAGTCAGTGGATGACGGCTTTGCTGATTTCAAATCAGCAACAGCGAATGGTGATTTTAATCCAAGAGGAGATATGACAGCTG TTTCTCCAAACAAAGAGTTTGGGGATTTCGCGGCCTTTGACAATAATGGTTCCAGTGTTGCCAAACCAACAGG AAGTGATAGCTTTGCAGACTTCTCTCAATTCAACCCAGCTGCTGCTAGCTCTTCAAGTTCAGAGACAGCAAGCAATGATTTATTGGACGTGTTTGGAAACACCCCTGCCTCTGTTTCCAGCAGTGGTAATATGGGTATTCCAGCTATGGGCAACATGAATATGTCTGGGATGAACCAGCCCATGATGGGCGTAAATATGAATATGGGAATGAGTGGAGTGCCAAATCAG ATGGGAATGAATCCTCAGATGATGGGTATGACGTCACAACCTCAGATGACTGGAATGAACATGGCACCGGGAATGTCCCAAGGCATGATGGCACCTATGGGAATGCAACAg CCAATGATGATGCAGCCAGGAATGCCTCAAAACATGGGATTTGCAGCCAGTTTTCCAATGCAAACCACAGGAATG GTTGCAGAAAAAACGGAAATAACTAGCATTACTACTACATCCACATCTGAAACCAAG CAAAAGAGTGCCAACACATGGACAGATACCGGTAAAGTCAACATCGATCTGGATGGGCTGGGCTCCACCAACAAGTTCCAGAAGCATTCACAGCCATCCATGAATCAGCTACAGCAGCAGTCTAGTCCAG GAATGATGATGGGGAACCAGCCAGGAATGAGTGGTCTACAGCAGGGAATACAGAACATAGCAATAAACCCTGGTGGTATGATGGGTCAGCCTGCACCAATGATGGGGCATCAGATGG GAATGTCTGTTGGCATGCAGGGAAATATGGGAATGCAGGCAGGCATGATGGGTAATATGCCTGTCGGGTCAATGGGAATGCAGAGCAAAATGATGGGTCAAAGTCAGTTCCAGCAGAAAACCGATGCAGCATTCAGTGCTTTTGGCAATTTTGGAAAAAAGTGA
- the LOC128180130 gene encoding clathrin interactor 1-like isoform X9 — translation MWKLREITDKVTNVVMNYTEVETKVREATNDDAWGPHGQIMQEIARYTFTYEHFPEVMGMLWKRMLHDNKKNWRRTYKSLLLLAYLVRNGSEKSVTSCREHLYDLRGLESYTFTDELGKDQGLNVRTKAKELVDFIQDDERLREERKKAKKNRDKYIGMSGDSYSSSSRYSDRYDEEPASTGGGGGGGSVSSNSGRSKYRLDEIDDWETGNKSIATEAVDKVKGLWNKVQGRRGPDDIVDYSDEPENKCDDFDDTPSSKYSYKDDDEEFTSVERTHTTRTEKITTNRRTRSVGKKLDLGASSSLGKDKSDTTSQTSSTGVRDDFGPSLLDMGNTKSVDDGFADFKSATANGDFNPRGDMTAVSPNKEFGDFAAFDNNGSSVAKPTGSDSFADFSQFNPAAASSSSSETASNDLLDVFGNTPASVSSSGNMGIPAMGNMNMSGMNQPMMGVNMNMGMSGVPNQMGMNPQMMGMTSQPQMTGMNMAPGMSQGMMAPMGMQQPMMMQPGMPQNMGFAASFPMQTTGMQKSANTWTDTGKVNIDLDGLGSTNKFQKHSQPSMNQLQQQSSPGVPVNSWNPELYQMGYPPEYGMMMGNQPGMSGLQQGIQNIAINPGGMMGQPAPMMGHQMGMSVGMQGNMGMQAGMMGNMPVGSMGMQSKMMGQSQFQQKTDAAFSAFGNFGKK, via the exons ATGTGGAAATTAAGGGAAATAACAGATAAAGT CACAAATGTGGTAATGAACTATACAGAAGTGGAGACCAAAGTCAGAGAAGCCACAAATGATGATGCTTGGGGACCACATGGTCAGATTATGCAGGAGATTGCTCGCTACACATTTACCTACGAACATTTCCCAGAGGTTATGGGAATGCTGTGGAAACGAATGTTGCATGACAACAAGAAAAACTGGAGACGAACTTACAAG TCCTTGCTATTGTTGGCATACTTAGTGAGAAATGGATCAGAAAAGAGTGTCACAAGTTGTAGAGAACACCTTTATGACCTCCGTGGACTAGAGAGTTACACATTTACTGATGAATTGGGAAAGGACCAAGGATTAAATG tGAGAACCAAAGCAAAGGAACTGGTAGACTTTATTCAGGACGATGAGAGGTTACGAGAAGAACGTAAAAAAGCCAAAAAGAATCGTGATAAATACATTGGAATGTCCGGTGATAGTTACTCATCCTCAAGCAGATACA GTGACAGATATGATGAAGAGCCTGCATCGACcggtgggggtgggggaggtGGTAGTGTCAGCAGTAATAGTGGCCGGTCAAAGTACAGACTAGACGAAATTGACGACTGGGAGACTGGCAATAAATCTATAGCCACAGAGGCTGTAGACAAGGTCAAAGGTCTGTGGAACAAAGTTCAAGGTCGAAGAGGTCCTGATGATATAGTAGACTACAG TGATGAACCAGAAAACAAATGTGATGATTTTGATGATACTCCAAGTTCTAAGTATTCCTACAAAGACGATGATGAAGAGTTTACATCTGTAGAACGTACACACACCACTAGAACAGAGAAAATCACAACGAACCGCCGCACACGATCTGTAGGGAAAAAACTCGACCTAGGGGCATCTTCTAGTTTAGGAAAAGATAAATCTGACACAACG TCACAGACCAGTAGCACCGGTGTGAGAGATGACTTTGGACCAAGCTTACTCGACATGGGAAATACCAAGTCAGTGGATGACGGCTTTGCTGATTTCAAATCAGCAACAGCGAATGGTGATTTTAATCCAAGAGGAGATATGACAGCTG TTTCTCCAAACAAAGAGTTTGGGGATTTCGCGGCCTTTGACAATAATGGTTCCAGTGTTGCCAAACCAACAGG AAGTGATAGCTTTGCAGACTTCTCTCAATTCAACCCAGCTGCTGCTAGCTCTTCAAGTTCAGAGACAGCAAGCAATGATTTATTGGACGTGTTTGGAAACACCCCTGCCTCTGTTTCCAGCAGTGGTAATATGGGTATTCCAGCTATGGGCAACATGAATATGTCTGGGATGAACCAGCCCATGATGGGCGTAAATATGAATATGGGAATGAGTGGAGTGCCAAATCAG ATGGGAATGAATCCTCAGATGATGGGTATGACGTCACAACCTCAGATGACTGGAATGAACATGGCACCGGGAATGTCCCAAGGCATGATGGCACCTATGGGAATGCAACAg CCAATGATGATGCAGCCAGGAATGCCTCAAAACATGGGATTTGCAGCCAGTTTTCCAATGCAAACCACAGGAATG CAAAAGAGTGCCAACACATGGACAGATACCGGTAAAGTCAACATCGATCTGGATGGGCTGGGCTCCACCAACAAGTTCCAGAAGCATTCACAGCCATCCATGAATCAGCTACAGCAGCAGTCTAGTCCAG GTGTACCAGTCAACTCTTGGAACCCAGAGTTGTATCAGATGGGCTACCCGCCTGAATATG GAATGATGATGGGGAACCAGCCAGGAATGAGTGGTCTACAGCAGGGAATACAGAACATAGCAATAAACCCTGGTGGTATGATGGGTCAGCCTGCACCAATGATGGGGCATCAGATGG GAATGTCTGTTGGCATGCAGGGAAATATGGGAATGCAGGCAGGCATGATGGGTAATATGCCTGTCGGGTCAATGGGAATGCAGAGCAAAATGATGGGTCAAAGTCAGTTCCAGCAGAAAACCGATGCAGCATTCAGTGCTTTTGGCAATTTTGGAAAAAAGTGA
- the LOC128180130 gene encoding clathrin interactor 1-like isoform X6, which yields MWKLREITDKVTNVVMNYTEVETKVREATNDDAWGPHGQIMQEIARYTFTYEHFPEVMGMLWKRMLHDNKKNWRRTYKSLLLLAYLVRNGSEKSVTSCREHLYDLRGLESYTFTDELGKDQGLNVRTKAKELVDFIQDDERLREERKKAKKNRDKYIGMSGDSYSSSSRYSDRYDEEPASTGGGGGGGSVSSNSGRSKYRLDEIDDWETGNKSIATEAVDKVKGLWNKVQGRRGPDDIVDYSSNRAPGGRKNSLTDFRYYKPSSDEPENKCDDFDDTPSSKYSYKDDDEEFTSVERTHTTRTEKITTNRRTRSVGKKLDLGASSSLGKDKSDTTSQTSSTGVRDDFGPSLLDMGNTKSVDDGFADFKSATANGDFNPRGDMTAVSPNKEFGDFAAFDNNGSSVAKPTGSDSFADFSQFNPAAASSSSSETASNDLLDVFGNTPASVSSSGNMGIPAMGNMNMSGMNQPMMGVNMNMGMSGVPNQMGMNPQMMGMTSQPQMTGMNMAPGMSQGMMAPMGMQQPMMMQPGMPQNMGFAASFPMQTTGMQKSANTWTDTGKVNIDLDGLGSTNKFQKHSQPSMNQLQQQSSPGVPVNSWNPELYQMGYPPEYGMMMGNQPGMSGLQQGIQNIAINPGGMMGQPAPMMGHQMGMSVGMQGNMGMQAGMMGNMPVGSMGMQSKMMGQSQFQQKTDAAFSAFGNFGKK from the exons ATGTGGAAATTAAGGGAAATAACAGATAAAGT CACAAATGTGGTAATGAACTATACAGAAGTGGAGACCAAAGTCAGAGAAGCCACAAATGATGATGCTTGGGGACCACATGGTCAGATTATGCAGGAGATTGCTCGCTACACATTTACCTACGAACATTTCCCAGAGGTTATGGGAATGCTGTGGAAACGAATGTTGCATGACAACAAGAAAAACTGGAGACGAACTTACAAG TCCTTGCTATTGTTGGCATACTTAGTGAGAAATGGATCAGAAAAGAGTGTCACAAGTTGTAGAGAACACCTTTATGACCTCCGTGGACTAGAGAGTTACACATTTACTGATGAATTGGGAAAGGACCAAGGATTAAATG tGAGAACCAAAGCAAAGGAACTGGTAGACTTTATTCAGGACGATGAGAGGTTACGAGAAGAACGTAAAAAAGCCAAAAAGAATCGTGATAAATACATTGGAATGTCCGGTGATAGTTACTCATCCTCAAGCAGATACA GTGACAGATATGATGAAGAGCCTGCATCGACcggtgggggtgggggaggtGGTAGTGTCAGCAGTAATAGTGGCCGGTCAAAGTACAGACTAGACGAAATTGACGACTGGGAGACTGGCAATAAATCTATAGCCACAGAGGCTGTAGACAAGGTCAAAGGTCTGTGGAACAAAGTTCAAGGTCGAAGAGGTCCTGATGATATAGTAGACTACAG CTCAAACCGCGCCCCTGGTGGCAGAAAGAACAGTTTGACTGACTTTAG GTATTATAAACCCTCAAG TGATGAACCAGAAAACAAATGTGATGATTTTGATGATACTCCAAGTTCTAAGTATTCCTACAAAGACGATGATGAAGAGTTTACATCTGTAGAACGTACACACACCACTAGAACAGAGAAAATCACAACGAACCGCCGCACACGATCTGTAGGGAAAAAACTCGACCTAGGGGCATCTTCTAGTTTAGGAAAAGATAAATCTGACACAACG TCACAGACCAGTAGCACCGGTGTGAGAGATGACTTTGGACCAAGCTTACTCGACATGGGAAATACCAAGTCAGTGGATGACGGCTTTGCTGATTTCAAATCAGCAACAGCGAATGGTGATTTTAATCCAAGAGGAGATATGACAGCTG TTTCTCCAAACAAAGAGTTTGGGGATTTCGCGGCCTTTGACAATAATGGTTCCAGTGTTGCCAAACCAACAGG AAGTGATAGCTTTGCAGACTTCTCTCAATTCAACCCAGCTGCTGCTAGCTCTTCAAGTTCAGAGACAGCAAGCAATGATTTATTGGACGTGTTTGGAAACACCCCTGCCTCTGTTTCCAGCAGTGGTAATATGGGTATTCCAGCTATGGGCAACATGAATATGTCTGGGATGAACCAGCCCATGATGGGCGTAAATATGAATATGGGAATGAGTGGAGTGCCAAATCAG ATGGGAATGAATCCTCAGATGATGGGTATGACGTCACAACCTCAGATGACTGGAATGAACATGGCACCGGGAATGTCCCAAGGCATGATGGCACCTATGGGAATGCAACAg CCAATGATGATGCAGCCAGGAATGCCTCAAAACATGGGATTTGCAGCCAGTTTTCCAATGCAAACCACAGGAATG CAAAAGAGTGCCAACACATGGACAGATACCGGTAAAGTCAACATCGATCTGGATGGGCTGGGCTCCACCAACAAGTTCCAGAAGCATTCACAGCCATCCATGAATCAGCTACAGCAGCAGTCTAGTCCAG GTGTACCAGTCAACTCTTGGAACCCAGAGTTGTATCAGATGGGCTACCCGCCTGAATATG GAATGATGATGGGGAACCAGCCAGGAATGAGTGGTCTACAGCAGGGAATACAGAACATAGCAATAAACCCTGGTGGTATGATGGGTCAGCCTGCACCAATGATGGGGCATCAGATGG GAATGTCTGTTGGCATGCAGGGAAATATGGGAATGCAGGCAGGCATGATGGGTAATATGCCTGTCGGGTCAATGGGAATGCAGAGCAAAATGATGGGTCAAAGTCAGTTCCAGCAGAAAACCGATGCAGCATTCAGTGCTTTTGGCAATTTTGGAAAAAAGTGA